The window TATTTATTTTAGAACCTTCAAGAGCCCCTAATTTTCTAACTTCATCCATTGGGATAAAAGTCAGCAGTGCAAGGCAGTTTTCCACATCTGCATCATCTATATTTCTCCAGTATTGATAAAAATCATAGGGGGAAGTTTTGTTTGCATCCAGCCATACAGCACCTGACTCAGTTTTGCCCATTTTCTTGCCTTGACTGGTGGTCAATAGGCGGAATGTTAAACCATAGGCAGGTTTATTTTCCACTTTCCTAATCAATTCCACCCCACCGATGATGTTAGACCATTGGTCGTTACCTCCTAACTGCATTTTACAGTTGTACTTACGATTGAGAAGTAGGAAATCATAAGATTGCATGAGCATATAGTTGAATTCTAAGAAAGACAATCCTTTTTCCAGCCTAGTCTTAAAACACTCGAAGGTGAGCATCCTGTTTACTGAAAAATGCACTCCAATTTCTCGTAAAAATTCTATATAATTAAGGTCAAGCAACCAATCGGCGTTGTCTACAATGATAGCTTTTCCCTCTGAAAAGTCCAGAAAACGGGAAAGCTGTTTTCTAAATGAATTGACATTGTGTTGTGTCTGTTCTTTTGTGAGTATTTTACGCATATCGGTTTTTCCTGTAGGATCGCCTATCAATCCGGTGCCGCCACCTAAAAGAGCTATAGGCCTGTGCCCTGCCCTTTGCATATGCATCATGACCATTACTTGTACAAAGTGACCTACATGCAAGCTATCAGCAGTAGGGTCAAACCCTATATAGAAAGTTACCTTTTCATTCTCCAAAAGTTCTTTTATCTCTTGTTCATGTGTGGCTTGTTCTACAAATCCTCGTTCTTTAAGCACATCATATACATTGCTCATTTCTTAATACCTCCATAATTTTTTGTATCAAAAAAGGCTTTTCGTCTATCATAAGGACGAAAAGCCCGTGGTACCACCTTAATTCACATCATACAAAACAGATGCCTCTTACCATTATAACGCATGGTGTGCGCAATTTGTCATTGGAAACTCCGGAGTGTAATTCGCATTGCTTTATGTGCTGCAGATTTTTCATCAACCAACCTGCTTTCTGGGATTGTAACCATAAAGTGCTACTAGATTCCTTCATAGTTATAGTATTCTTTTTGCAATATATTATATATTTTATTTATAATTTGTCAAGGCGATATAATTTTTTTCTGAACGATATATGATAATATTCTATTACATCATTCTAGCTTATCCTAAAAGACATTTTCTATTATCTATCAATATTTGTTTAATGGATAAAATATAGGGTAAATTTATAATTGACAGGATAAAAAAAATCTAGTATTATAACTTAAAGACTGACTGGTCGGTCCAGTAAAGGGAGAGATTCTGTTGGAAGTATTAGGTAGTATTTTTACAATGTTGATGATTTTTGTTTTGATAAGGAGTTTGTTTTGGGCATTCCTAATGTTTTATAATCCTAATAAAACAGTAAAAAAACCTCAAGATCAGGTTTTAGATGAAGATGGTAGCAATGACCCAGCGTACGAGAGTGAACAAAAAGTAAAGGTCTATCAACCTGAAATGGTAAAAGATTTAGAATGTGGAGAATATATAGATAAAAGCAAAGCATATATTGCTGTGGTAGATGGTAAGCGTTACTATTTTTGCAGCTGGGACTGCAGACAAAAATTTATTGAAGCAAATTAAGGCATTTCCAATGCCTTTTTTTGTTTTTATGGCATTTACAAAGAATAGTGGAACTTTTTAAATTATTAAGAGTCTTATTATATAGGGGAACATATTTATAGAATGCTTATCTTTAATATAGTCCAGGGCGCGTTTGCTATTCCATGTTTATTGAGCAATTTCTGCTATATTCCATAATATAAATGAAAATATTTAAAAGAGAGGTTATATAATGGGAGGAGATGTATTTGATACAATTAAGATAGTATTGCTCAAAGCGTTGGTTATATCATTGATATATGTGGGTATATTGATAGCGATAGCTATAGGTATATATTATTTGATAAAAAGAATAAAAAAGATAAAGAGGGACGATAAAAATGAAGATAAGCCTTCCCAAAGAGATAAAATTAATTTTTAATGTCTTCCATCAAAATGGGTTTGAGGCTTTTGCTGTAGGAGGATGTATCAGAGATAGCTTGATGGGTATAATGCCTAGGGATTGGGATATAGCAACTGATGCTTTGCCCCAAAAGGTAAAACAATTATTTGAGGGAAATGGGTTTAAGGTTATACCTACGGGTATTGTGCATGGGACGGTAACTGTTATTGTAGATGGTAGTTCTGTAGAAGTGACTACCTATAGAATAGAAAGTAATTACAGCGATAATCGCAGACCCGATAGCGTAGAGTTTTCTAAGGATTTAAAGACCGACCTGGAGAGAAGGGATTTTACCATAAATGCTATGGCATATAATCCTTTGTGTGGTTTGGTCGATATATTTGGCGGTTTGGAAGATTTAAACAAAGGTATAATAAGATGCGTAGGCAATGCTGATGAAAGATTTCAGGAAGATGCGCTGAGAATGCTTAGGGGGATCAGATTTTGTTCTCAGCTAGATTTTGGGATGGAATTTAATACATTTGTTTGTATAATGGCAAAAAAACATTTATTAGATAACATAAGTAGGGAGAGGATAAGAGATGAGATAAATTCTATATTGTTATCACCTAATGCGGCAAAAGGAATTGACCTTCTTGCGTGGTCCGGACTATTGGAAATAGTTTTTTCAGATTATTATATTCCCGTTTCCAGTCATACTTTGAGAGCTATTGATTTTTCGAATAATGACTTAATTATTCGGCTTGCCGTCATATTGCATCAAACAACTTTGGATGTTGCATCTAAAATGCTTAAGGGTTTAAGGTATGACAACGATACGATAAACAGAGTTTGTAAGTTGATAGGTATCTTTGATACCCAGTTGCACTGTAGCAAACCATATATAAAAAGACAACTGAATAAGTATGGAGTTGATGTTTTTTCAGATTTTTTAAAAGCAAAAAAAGCATGCTTATATGCTGGTGACAAATTCAATATAAAAAATAAGCTTGAGCAGATAGATAAGGTCAGTGAGGTTGTTAAAAATATATTGGACGATGGGGAGTGTTTTAGCTTAAAACAACTTGAAATAACCGGACAAGATATTATTGATATGGGTTTAGCTCCTGGGCCTGAGGTAGGGCATGTATTGGGAAAATTGCTGGATAAAGTTATCCAGCAGCCGGAATGCAATAAAAGAGATGTTCTGATACAGATGGCTGCTGGTATCATAAAGGAGACCTAGCAGGCCTCCGGTATGCTTAATTATAATGTAATTATTGAATAGCCTTGTTCTATGTATTTGTTCATAGAAGGATGACCATTCAACTCATCGTTTAAGGGTATTCCGCAGTTTTTATTGTACTCCAAACTGTCGGTTGCACTGGAACAGGCTTTGCATATAGAATCGAAAAGACCTTCTTGTTTTACCTTAACGAAAAGTTTATTTTGTTCCATTTCTTGAATCAGCTTGGTGGATTTTCCTTCAACGACTATCCTGACATCTCTTCCTTTTTGTTTCATTTCCAAAGCATTCAACAGCACATGTATAAAGCACATGGATTCAGGGTTAAATGTAAAAAAAGCTATTTTTTTCATATAAAAATTCCTCCTTTTGTTATATATACAATTGATACCCGGTATTTGATGTTGACAAACTATATTATTTCGTTATTGAAATACTTTAATTATTATAATAAAATATAAATAAAATATGATATTTTTCCATATGATAATAGCGAGAGATATATCTTTGAGATAGCCGAAGAAGCAATACAACAGCTGCCCTACTGTGGTAGAAATTTTCAGGCAAAAAATCGCTGTTTGATGGATCCTGGAAAGTCTGCAAAAGCGGCGCCGTAGGGGCAATACATATTATTGTAGAATCTCTCAGGTGAAAAGACAGGGGATATGATGGCATGTTGTTTGCCGTGCCGTTATATCCTTATTTTTTTATTAAAAGGAAGGAGGAATGTTTTATGCAAGCACAAGAGTTGAAAAGGACGCCTTTATACAGCATTCATAAGGAATATGGTGCCAGAATCACCGAATTTGCAGGTTGGGAAATGCCTTTACAATACCAAGGAATAATCCCTGAGCATGAAGCTGTCAGGAAAGATGCAGGTATTTTTGATGTATCCCATATGGGAGAAATACGAGTTAAAGGCAAGGAATCAGTGGATTTTTTACAATATGTAATAACCAATGATTTGGACAATATAAATGATGGAGCGATGCTTTATACACCTGTATGTTATCATGACGGAGGTGTAGTTGATGATGTGTTAATTTATAAATTTTCTCAAACACATTATTGTGTAGTGGTAAATGCATCTAACAGGGAAAAGGATTACAAATGGTTTATACAGAATGCAGAGGGTTACGACGTATCCATCGATGATATATCAGAGCAATTCTGTCAATTAGCCATACAAGGTCCTAAAGCAGAGACTATACTCAAAGAGCTGACACAATACAGTATTTCTGATATCAAATTCTTTAATTTTAGGCAAGATGTTAGCATAGCGGGAGTGGATTGTATTGTTTCCAGGAGTGGTTATACTGGGGAAGATGGGTTTGAAATATATGCACCTGCTGGATATGCGCAGCAACTATGGAGAAATATAATAGACAGTGGAACAAAGCATGGATTAAAGCCTTGTGGTTTAGGATGTAGAGATACATTGAGGTTTGAAGCATCTTTGCCCCTTTACGGAAATGAAATATCCAAAGATATAACTCCATTGGAGGCAGGGCTTGGGATATTTGTCAAGCTGGGGAAAACTGATTTTATAGGTAAGGATGCTCTTTTAGAACAAAAACAGAAAGGCGTTAAAAGAAGGATTGTAGGCATCGAGATGAAGGGTGGAGGTATAGCTAGACATGGTTATGATGTATTATATTCTGATAGGGAAATAGGTTTTATTACCACAGGTTATCGCTCCCCTTCACTAAAGAAAAATATCGCACTGGCTATGCTGGATGTTGATTTTTGTAAGATAGGGACTGAGGTTAAAGTGTCCATCAGGAAGAGGATGGTGGATGCTGTTGTGATAGACAGAAGATTTTATAACAAAAACTATAAAAAATGAATGGGAGGAATGAATATATGAAGGTAATAGATGGACTTTATTATACGGAGGAACACGAATGGTTAAAGGTGGAAGGAAACAGGGCATATATCGGGATAACTGACTTTGCCCAGGATACCTTAGGAGATGTTGTATTTGTAGAATTGCCGGAAGAGGATACGGAGCTGAATTTAGGGGATGCCTTTGCGGTGGTTGAATCGGTAAAGGCAGCATCAGACGTGTATACACCTATATCTGGAAAAGTAACTCAGGTAAATCAAGAGCTATCTGACCAGCCAGAACTTTTAAATACCGATCCGTACGGCAGTTGGATGGTTGTGTTAGAGATGGATGATCAATCTGAACTGGAGGATTTGATGGATGCAGAGGAGTATCAGGAATTCTGTGATGAGGAGGTATAAAGATGCATCATTATATACCCAACACTGATGATGATAAGAAGTTGATGCTGGATGAGCTGGGGATTGATGATATACAATGTTTATTCAAAGATGTACCTGAGGATATTAAGCTTAATAGGAGCTTGAATCTAAAGGGTTCTTTATCTGAAATGGAGCTAGAGGACAGGATGAAGGATATTGCCAGCTTAAACAAAAGCACTGAGGATTTAGTATGTTTTATGGGTGCAGGAGCCTATGACCATTATATACCGTCTGTTGTAAAACATGTATTATCTAGGTCGGAATTTTATACAGCTTATACGCCCTATCAGGCTGAAGTGAGCCAAGGCACCCTTCAAACTATATTTGAATATCAGACCATGATATGTGAACTCACAGGTATGGATGTGGCAAACGCATCGATGTATGATGGTGCTTCAGCATGTGCTGAAGCCGCTGTGATGGCAGCTGCCGTCACAAGAAAGGATAAGGTAGTTGTAGCCAAGACAATTCATCCTGAAACTAGGAAGGTGCTGGACACTTATACAAAGTTTAAGGGCATGGACATAGTAGAAATAGATCAGAAGGACGGGGCTACCGATTTGGAAAAGCTAGAAGCTGCAATGGATGATAATACTGCAGCTGTTATCGTTCAAAGCCCAAATTTTTTGGGGATAATAGAAGAATTGGAATTGATAGAAAAGCTAACACATAGCAAAAAGGCACTTTTAATAGTCAGCGTTGATCCTATATCTTTAGGTATATTGAAGAGTCCAGGTGAAATAGGTGCGGATATCGCTGTAGGGGAGGGGCAATGTTTAGGCAATCAACTGAACTTTGGAGGGCCTTATCTAGGATTTATGGCTGTGACTTCAAAGCTGATGAGAAAGATGCCGGGCAGAATAGCAGGGCAGACTGTTGATGCCCAGGGAGATAGGGGATTTATTCTCACTCTTCAGGCTCGCGAGCAACACATAAGGAGAGAGAAAGCTACCTCCAATATATGTACCAATCAGGCCCTCAATGCCCTTGCAGCTGCGGTGTATATGACAGCTTTAGGTAAAAAAGGCATCAGAGAGGTTGCAACGCAGTGTCTAGCAAAAGCTCACTATGCTTATGATATTATTACAAAAACAGATGGTTTTTCAGGCGTGTTTGACAAGCCATTTTTTAAGGAATTTGTTATCGATTGTCCTGTAGATTGTTCAAAAGTAAATGATACTTTGTTGAAAAATGGGATTTTGGGAGGTTTTGAGCTAGTAAATCACTATCCGGCTTACAGTAGAGCCATGTTATTTTGCGTCACAGAAAAGAGGACTAAACAGCAAATGGATGATCTTGCTCATGTATTGGAGGGGATAAGATGAAAGGTTACAATAAGCTGATATTTGAATTGTCCAGTGAGGGACGTATCGGATACTCTTTACCTGAATGTGATGTGCCTTGCCAGGACTTGGAAGATTATGTACCTGAACATTTGCTATCTGATAGAGATGTACAATTGCCGGAAGTGAGCGAAATTGATATGATAAGGCATTACATGTGTCTGTCCCAAAAAAATTACAGTGTGGATTCTAATTTTTATCCTCTTGGTTCTTGTACCATGAAATACAATCCAAAGATAAACGAGGATGTAGCAAATTTAACGGGATTTACCAAGGTACATCCCTACCAACCTGAAAGTACTGTACAGGGTTGTTTAAAGCTTATGTATGAGCTTTCCTATATGCTCGCCGAGATAACAGGGATGGATAATGTTAGCCTTCAACCTGCTGCAGGTGCCCAGGGGGAGCTTACCGGACTTTTGATAATAAAAGCTTACCATGAAAATAGAGGAGACCATAAGAGGAAAAAAATAATTGTACCTGACTCTGCACATGGAACAAATCCTGCCAGCGCAAGTCTTGCCGGTTTTGAGATGGTAGAAGTAAAATCATTTGAGGATGGTACTGTGGACATACAGGATTTAGAGAGGGTATTAGGTGACGATGTCGCAGGACTTATGCTCACCAACCCTAATACTTTAGGGTTGTTTGAAAGGAATATCAAGAGGATAGCAGACCTGGTACACGATGCAGGAGGACTCTTATATTATGATGGAGCAAATATGAACGCTATAATGGGAATAGCTAGACCCGGAGATATGGGGTTTGATGTCATACACTTGAATCTGCACAAGACATTTTCCGCCCCCCATGGAGGTGGTGGTCCTGGCAGCGGGCCTGTAGGAGTAAAAAGCAAGTTAGCTCCCTTCCTGCCTTTGCCAGCAATAGAGCTTAAAGATGGAGTGTATTCATTGGATTACCATAGGCCCGAAAGCATAGGCAAGGTAAAAAGTTTTTATGGTAACTTCGGTGTCATGGTAAAGGCATATGCTTATATACTCGCCATGGGGGCTAACGGGCTCAAGCAGGCTAGTGAAATGGCGGTGCTCAATGC of the Clostridia bacterium genome contains:
- the gcvPA gene encoding aminomethyl-transferring glycine dehydrogenase subunit GcvPA, which translates into the protein MHHYIPNTDDDKKLMLDELGIDDIQCLFKDVPEDIKLNRSLNLKGSLSEMELEDRMKDIASLNKSTEDLVCFMGAGAYDHYIPSVVKHVLSRSEFYTAYTPYQAEVSQGTLQTIFEYQTMICELTGMDVANASMYDGASACAEAAVMAAAVTRKDKVVVAKTIHPETRKVLDTYTKFKGMDIVEIDQKDGATDLEKLEAAMDDNTAAVIVQSPNFLGIIEELELIEKLTHSKKALLIVSVDPISLGILKSPGEIGADIAVGEGQCLGNQLNFGGPYLGFMAVTSKLMRKMPGRIAGQTVDAQGDRGFILTLQAREQHIRREKATSNICTNQALNALAAAVYMTALGKKGIREVATQCLAKAHYAYDIITKTDGFSGVFDKPFFKEFVIDCPVDCSKVNDTLLKNGILGGFELVNHYPAYSRAMLFCVTEKRTKQQMDDLAHVLEGIR
- the gcvPB gene encoding aminomethyl-transferring glycine dehydrogenase subunit GcvPB; this encodes MKGYNKLIFELSSEGRIGYSLPECDVPCQDLEDYVPEHLLSDRDVQLPEVSEIDMIRHYMCLSQKNYSVDSNFYPLGSCTMKYNPKINEDVANLTGFTKVHPYQPESTVQGCLKLMYELSYMLAEITGMDNVSLQPAAGAQGELTGLLIIKAYHENRGDHKRKKIIVPDSAHGTNPASASLAGFEMVEVKSFEDGTVDIQDLERVLGDDVAGLMLTNPNTLGLFERNIKRIADLVHDAGGLLYYDGANMNAIMGIARPGDMGFDVIHLNLHKTFSAPHGGGGPGSGPVGVKSKLAPFLPLPAIELKDGVYSLDYHRPESIGKVKSFYGNFGVMVKAYAYILAMGANGLKQASEMAVLNANYLMHKLKDDYNMTAEGVCMHEFVLGGLKDAPEGVTTLDVAKRLTDYGFHPPTVYFPLIVKEALMIEPTETESRQTLDGFVDAMIRIAEEARTDPQLLKDAPHDAPVKRLDEVMAARKPMIRYQKK
- a CDS encoding cytoplasmic protein — protein: MKKIAFFTFNPESMCFIHVLLNALEMKQKGRDVRIVVEGKSTKLIQEMEQNKLFVKVKQEGLFDSICKACSSATDSLEYNKNCGIPLNDELNGHPSMNKYIEQGYSIITL
- a CDS encoding CCA tRNA nucleotidyltransferase, whose product is MKISLPKEIKLIFNVFHQNGFEAFAVGGCIRDSLMGIMPRDWDIATDALPQKVKQLFEGNGFKVIPTGIVHGTVTVIVDGSSVEVTTYRIESNYSDNRRPDSVEFSKDLKTDLERRDFTINAMAYNPLCGLVDIFGGLEDLNKGIIRCVGNADERFQEDALRMLRGIRFCSQLDFGMEFNTFVCIMAKKHLLDNISRERIRDEINSILLSPNAAKGIDLLAWSGLLEIVFSDYYIPVSSHTLRAIDFSNNDLIIRLAVILHQTTLDVASKMLKGLRYDNDTINRVCKLIGIFDTQLHCSKPYIKRQLNKYGVDVFSDFLKAKKACLYAGDKFNIKNKLEQIDKVSEVVKNILDDGECFSLKQLEITGQDIIDMGLAPGPEVGHVLGKLLDKVIQQPECNKRDVLIQMAAGIIKET
- the gcvT gene encoding glycine cleavage system aminomethyltransferase GcvT encodes the protein MQAQELKRTPLYSIHKEYGARITEFAGWEMPLQYQGIIPEHEAVRKDAGIFDVSHMGEIRVKGKESVDFLQYVITNDLDNINDGAMLYTPVCYHDGGVVDDVLIYKFSQTHYCVVVNASNREKDYKWFIQNAEGYDVSIDDISEQFCQLAIQGPKAETILKELTQYSISDIKFFNFRQDVSIAGVDCIVSRSGYTGEDGFEIYAPAGYAQQLWRNIIDSGTKHGLKPCGLGCRDTLRFEASLPLYGNEISKDITPLEAGLGIFVKLGKTDFIGKDALLEQKQKGVKRRIVGIEMKGGGIARHGYDVLYSDREIGFITTGYRSPSLKKNIALAMLDVDFCKIGTEVKVSIRKRMVDAVVIDRRFYNKNYKK
- the tyrS gene encoding tyrosine--tRNA ligase, whose amino-acid sequence is MSNVYDVLKERGFVEQATHEQEIKELLENEKVTFYIGFDPTADSLHVGHFVQVMVMMHMQRAGHRPIALLGGGTGLIGDPTGKTDMRKILTKEQTQHNVNSFRKQLSRFLDFSEGKAIIVDNADWLLDLNYIEFLREIGVHFSVNRMLTFECFKTRLEKGLSFLEFNYMLMQSYDFLLLNRKYNCKMQLGGNDQWSNIIGGVELIRKVENKPAYGLTFRLLTTSQGKKMGKTESGAVWLDANKTSPYDFYQYWRNIDDADVENCLALLTFIPMDEVRKLGALEGSKINKAKEILAYEVTKLVHGEEEAVKAQKAAKALFVKKTDSDNIPHTDIEKSVFEQGLDIISLLQKAELVSSRSEARRLIKQGGIYVQDERISDIDFVVTKEHFEDNKLMIRKGKKVYHQIRLV
- the gcvH gene encoding glycine cleavage system protein GcvH, which codes for MKVIDGLYYTEEHEWLKVEGNRAYIGITDFAQDTLGDVVFVELPEEDTELNLGDAFAVVESVKAASDVYTPISGKVTQVNQELSDQPELLNTDPYGSWMVVLEMDDQSELEDLMDAEEYQEFCDEEV